TTTCTATCTGTTCGCAATTTCGCCAGCATGTCACTTAATTATGGCGATTATCACTGTAAAACAGAAAAAGCAGAGAAGTTGATGAAGAAGAGAGAAAAATATTTTTCAAAAAGATATTTGAGCAGATTAGGCGTGGAAAAACCTGTCATGTAGTATTAGAATACGATGCATTTTAATTCAGACTACTTGGTAGTAAATTTGGAGGATAGCGGGAAAAGTATTTTTATCTTCCTGACGATACAGATTTACACCACCCTATACAGGAAATCATAGAAAATGATATGGAATCGAGCATTTAAATACAGAGATGGGGTTTCGTCTGGCTTACCGATGCCGGATGCAAAAGAATATGAATAACAGAGAAAAGCTCAGACTCATTTTGTTTGAAAATAGATTAACTCAGATTAGAGCGGCTGAATTGATAGAAGAGTTCACAATGCAGCCATGTTCAATACGGTCTGTACATTCATGGTTAAACGATCCGACGAAACCAAGTTCGCGCGCCTGTCCCGATTGGGTGATCACTGCACTTGAGAAGGCACTATTGGAAAAAGGACATCAGTATAAAACTCTTTATCGCAGAAAAACCCTCCGTGGCGAATGATATCGCTAAAGCGCTAGGGGGCAATTTTCAGAAAAAATGACGGCTATCTTGAATCAGCCGATAACGTCGTGACATGGTGCTACGGGCATCTCCTGAAATCGATTGAGCCGGAAGTGTATAATCCCGCTTATGCGCAGTGGAAAGCCGAGTATTTGTCGTTGCAGCTTTACCCGCTGCGCTATGAGCCTATTGCCGGGAAGGAAGCGCATACCCAAACCGTCGTCGACCTGATTAACCGGGTTGATGTAATCATCCATGCCGGCGATCCAGACAACGAGGGGCAATTACTGTTGAGGAGTTGCTGGAATATACCGGTAACAGCAAGCCAGTTAAGCGTTTGCTGATTAACGACAACACCGACGCTAGCCGCCGGCGATTTGATTTACGGCATGAGCATGACCCGTGCCTATACCATTGAAGGACGCAAAAATGGCTATCAGGTCGTCTTGTCCGTAGGAAGAGTACAAACGCCGATCCTTGGCCTGATAGTGCGCCGCTATCTTGCCAATCAGTCGCACACGTCGATTTTTTACTATCAGCTTATCGGTGATTTTGCCGTGAGCGGCCAGACATTCGCCGCCAACTGGAAGGTCAACGAAAATGCGCCGCAGGACGACAAGAAGCGTCTTACCAGCAAAAGTTATGCTGATGCACTCGCCGCACGTCTGCGCGGTAAGGACGCTGATATAAAGGCCGCTGGCGTACAGGAGAAAGAAACTGCCCCGCCACTCCCGTTCAATCTGGTGAGATTGCAACAGACGATGAACCGCCAGCACAAGATGACGGCGGCGCGAACACTAGAAATCACCCAGCAGCTACGCGAAAAATACAAAGCCATCACCTATAACCGCTCCGATTGCTCCTATCTGTCTGATGAGCAGTTTAACGAAGCGCCACAGGCGCTTGAGGCACTGCAAGGTATTAGAGATTTTAACGGACTTGCCCTTGATCGGAGCCGAAAAAACAAGGCGTTCGACAGTGACAAGGTAACGGCGCATACCGCGATTATCCCTACCGCCAACGTACAGGAATTAAACGCCCTCAGTGAGCATGAACGGTTAGTTTATCTGGCAATCGCACAACATTATCTGGTGCAGTTCATGCCCAACAAGCGTTATCTGGAAGCCTCGGTTGTCGTTGAGGTTGAAGGTCAAACATTTAGCGCACGGGCAACAAAAACGATGGATGCCGGGTTTAGCGCCTTTCTCAAAGGTGAAGCATCTGACACCTGCGATGAGGATATACCGGACAACGCGTTTGAGGTACTACAGGCATTACGCACAGGGGAAACCGGCCGCTGTGGCGCGGTGAGTGTGAACTTGTCGGAGAATTGCGTCAACAGGTAAATAATGTTAGCGTTGGCGAAATCAAAGGTGAATCTAAATCTCATAGTGGACAGGTAGAAAGGTTAGCAACACCCTGCCCTCATTGTGGTAAAGATATTGTGATCCTCCCCAAACTGTTTGCCTGTACGGGATGTGACTTTAAAATCTGGTCAACGATTGCAGAGAAGAAAATCACGACCAAACAGATTGAGACACTGATCCAAAAGGAAAAAACACCTGAAATCAAAGGATTTACCAGCAAAAAGACGGGCAAGCCTTTCTCGGCAATACTGGTTTTATAGGACAAGGCCATCGGAAAAGTCGGATTTGAATTTAACAACAACGGTAAATAATGCAACACAAAAATAAAATAGAATGGTTATTGCAGTTTAGACGTTACTCGACCAAAGAAACGGTGGAGAAAATGGCCGAACGCATAGCCGAAAGACTCGATGGCAACGAATACCTCTATTTTCAGTCAGCAGTCGATCACCGACTGGCAGAACTGACGATGAATCGGCTTTACGACAAGATTCCTGCCAAAGTCTGGCACTATGTTAAGTAACACATGAGGAAAAAATGAGCGAGAAAGAAAGTTATGGTGAAATCCGGCGCGTTCTCAGCAACATCCGTTCGACTCGCGCTTTTGCGCGGGAAACCAATTTTGAACTGCTTAAAGAAATGCATGAAAAGCTGGGAGCTGTGATTGAAGAGCGCCGCACCGATGCAGAAAAAGAAGCGGCAGAACGGGCGCTACGAGAAGAAAAGCGCAAAGAAATTTTGCAACTCATTGAAGGTGAAGGGTTTACCGCAGAAGAGTTGTTAGGGGATGATGTTAACATCAGCAAGAAACGCAGCAAGAAGCCCAAAGCCCCCGCCAAATACGAATTTGTCGAAAATGGCGAAACAAAAACATGGACAGGCAAAGGCCGAAAACCCAAACCCATTGCCGAAGCCCTGAGTGCCGGACGTACCCTTGAAGAATTTTTGATTAACAAAAGCGAAATCCA
The DNA window shown above is from Sodalis glossinidius str. 'morsitans' and carries:
- a CDS encoding Hha/YmoA family nucleoid-associated regulatory protein translates to MQHKNKIEWLLQFRRYSTKETVEKMAERIAERLDGNEYLYFQSAVDHRLAELTMNRLYDKIPAKVWHYVK
- a CDS encoding H-NS family nucleoid-associated regulatory protein, with protein sequence MSEKESYGEIRRVLSNIRSTRAFARETNFELLKEMHEKLGAVIEERRTDAEKEAAERALREEKRKEILQLIEGEGFTAEELLGDDVNISKKRSKKPKAPAKYEFVENGETKTWTGKGRKPKPIAEALSAGRTLEEFLINKSEIQ